One Oncorhynchus kisutch isolate 150728-3 linkage group LG13, Okis_V2, whole genome shotgun sequence DNA window includes the following coding sequences:
- the LOC109902954 gene encoding small conductance calcium-activated potassium channel protein 1-like: MRLVLVKPTNATRRLDSTGDACNDQDPDHCNSRGQSLPDKAPEVMHSSPRVKNSFPATSDKSSVHSSSSSQRWPENHQLEGEGQRQGEQQVHPHTKKVGHVGSTPYLSKSSSPLPPDTVVTSAKYNGDVGRPLSSLGASPPNLSELDSARQEPLQTLHRSVLEEVFSKGLSEDNSKGNSEGGGDAPQKRTKDIGYRLGQRRALFGKRKQLSDYALIFGMFGIVVMVTETELSWGVYTKESSYSFALKCLVSLSTAVLLGLIVMYHAREIQLFMVDNAADDWRIAMTYERIFLVVLELLVCAIHPIPGQYIFTWTARLAFTYPHSLTNADVDLVLSIPMFLRLYLIGRVMLLHSKLFTDASSRSIGALNKINFNTRFVMKTLMTICPGTVLLVFSVSCWIIAAWTVRVCERYHDTQEVTNNFLGAMWLISITFLSIGYGDMVPHTYCGKGVCLLTGIMGAGCTALVVAVVARKSELTRAEKHVHNFMMDTQLYKRVKNTAANVLRETWLIYKHTKLVKKIDHARVRKHQRKFLQAIHQLRRVKLEQMKLTDQANTLVDLAKTQNMMYDLVSDLQLRSEELDRRIGSLDDKLDSILVNLQALPSLLSQAVTQQHKDFLDGLAHRIRKASSESELHWVPARCQRSLSTAPQTIPYS; encoded by the exons ATGAGGCTGGTTCTGGTCAAACCCACCAATGCAACACGTCGGCTCGATTCAACAGGAGACGCTTGCAACGACCAAGATCCGGATCACTGCAACTCTCGAGGGCAGTCTCTACCAGACAAAGCCCCTGAGGTCATGCA CAGCAGCCCACGAGTGAAGAATTCATTCCCGGCTACTAGCGACAAAAGCAGTGTTCACTCCTCTTCCAGTAGCCAGCGGTGGCCGGAGAACCATCAACTAGAGGGAGAAGGGCAACGACAAGGGGAGCAACAGGTACATCCTCATACCAAAAAGGTTGGCCATGTTGGTTCAACGCCTTACCTGTCCAAGAGCAGTAGCCCACTCCCTCCCGACACAGTTGTGACAAGCGCTAAATACAATGGGGATGTTGGGAGACCCCTGAGCAGCTTAGGAGCTTCGCCACCCAACCTTTCAGAGCTGGACTCAGCAAGACAAGAGCCCCTCCAGACTCTCCACAGGTCCGTCCTGGAGGAGGTGTTCTCCAAAGGCCTCAGTGAGGACAATAGTAAGGGCAACAGCGAGGGAGGAGGAGACGCGCCACAGAAGAGGACTAAGGACATTGGCTACAGATTGGGCCAGCGTAGAGCGCTATTTGGAAAGCGCAAACAGCTGAGCGACTATGCCTTGATTTTCGGGATGTTTGGGATTGTTGTCATGGTGACGGAGACGGAACTGTCCTGGGGGGTTTACACGAAG GAATCATCATACTCATTTGCTCTGAAATGCCTCGTCAGCCTTTCAACTGCTGTATTGCTCGGCCTCATTGTGATGTACCATGCACGGGAAATACAG ctCTTCATGGTGGACAATGCAGCTGACGACTGGAGGATTGCTATGACATATGAGCGGATCTTCCTGGTTGTGCTGGAGCTGCTGGTCTGTGCCATCCACCCCATCCCGGGCCAGTACATCTTCACCTGGACAGCCCGGCTGGCCTTCACCTACCCACACTCATTGACCAATGCCGACGTGGACCTCGTCCTCTCCATCCCAATGTTCCTCAGGCTCTACCTAATCGGTCGTGTCATGCTGCTGCACAGCAAGCTTTTCACGGACGCCTCGTCGCGCAGCATCGGCGCCCTCAACAAGATCAACTTCAACACGCGGTTCGTCATGAAGACCCTCATGACCATCTGCCCCGGCACGGTGCTGCTGGTCTTCAGCGTCTCTTGTTGGATCATCGCAGCGTGGACGGTGCGTGTATGTGAGAG GTATCATGACACACAGGAAGTGACTAATAACTTCCTTGGGGCCATGTGGCTCATCTCTATCACCTTTCTCTCCATTGGTTATGGAGACATGGTCCCTCACACTTACTGTGGAAAGGGTGTGTGTCTGCTGACTGGAATCATG GGGGCTGGCTGCACTGCCCTGGTGGTTGCTGTAGTTGCCAGGAAGTCCGAGTTGACCAGAGCTGAGAAGCATGTTCACAACTTTATGATGGACACTCAGCTCTATAAACGA GTGAAAAACACAGCTGCCAATGTACTCAGAGAGACATGGCTTATCTACAAACACACCAAGTTAGTCAAGAAGATCGATCACGCCAGGGTACGCAAACATCAGCGCAAATTTCTGCAAGCCATTCACCA ACTGCGCAGAGTCAAACTGGAACAGATGAAACTCACCGACCAGGCTAACACACTTGTGGATCTAGCCAAG ACTCAGAACATGATGTACGACCTGGTGTCTGACCTGCAGCTGCGCAGCGAGGAGCTGGATAGGAGGATTGGTAGTTTGGATGACAAACTGGACTCCATCCTAGTCAATCTGCAGGCCCTACCCAGCCTGCTCTCCCAAGCGGTCACACAGCAGCACAAGGACTTCCTGGATGGCTTGGCCCACCGTATACGGAAAGCCTCGTCAGAATCGGAGCTTCACTGGGTTCCCGCTAGGTGCCAACGGTCCCTTTCCACTGCACCACAGACCATACCTTACAGCTGA